In Rhizobium gallicum bv. gallicum R602sp, the following proteins share a genomic window:
- a CDS encoding xanthine dehydrogenase family protein molybdopterin-binding subunit encodes MIPKLMQSLVLPVAKTQASRRQFMLGALAAGGGVAVGYHILASSPAAASETAADANKAAAFTPYLTIDGDGRVMVLSSQFEMGQGSYNGLATLVAEELDADWSSIDVQGVAGNVKAYGNVAFGGAIQGTGGSTSMVTSWERYRKAGAAARAMLVAAAASEWGVQPAEITVENGVLAHPSGKTAGFGAFAAKAAAMPVPADVKLKQPADWKLIGNAKLKRFDSARKTNGTEQYTIDVKLPGMLTAVMIHPPMFGAKVKSFDAAAARAVKRVVDVVETPRGIAVVAEHMWAAIKGREAVKVVWDETAAEKRGTPELMAMYRDLAGKAPKAVARKDGDPDAGFAAAAKVIEATFEFPYLAHSAMEPLNAVARRNDDGTLEIWGGHQFPDVYQMLAGQIVGITPDKVQLHVMKTGGSFGRRAVFDGDVVVESVYVAKAIGFRAPVKVQWTREDDMRAGRYRPSYVHTLKAGIDGDGKLVAWSNHIVGQSIMAKTMFEGAIQNGVDPTSVEGANNLPYAIPNQAVGLTTTDVGVPVLWWRSVGSTHTAFAAETFIDEVAEAAGRDPIEYRLSMLDPQSRHAVVLKLAAEKAEWTKPLPKGRFRGVSVAESFGSVVAQIAEVSTDDSGGIKVERVVAAVDCGLAVNPDQVRAQVEGGIGFGLGAILGEEITLTSGKVDQGNFDTYTPLRIDAMPVVEVHILASANPPSGIGEPGVPPIGPAVANAIYKALGKRIRAMPFAKTLNA; translated from the coding sequence ATGATCCCGAAACTGATGCAATCCCTGGTGCTGCCCGTGGCAAAGACGCAGGCATCCCGCCGGCAGTTCATGCTTGGCGCGCTCGCGGCCGGTGGCGGTGTTGCCGTCGGCTACCATATTCTGGCTTCGTCGCCTGCCGCCGCGAGCGAAACTGCGGCGGATGCAAACAAGGCGGCTGCCTTCACCCCTTATCTGACGATCGACGGCGACGGCAGGGTCATGGTTCTGTCGTCCCAGTTCGAAATGGGACAGGGTTCCTATAACGGTCTTGCAACGCTCGTTGCGGAAGAACTCGACGCCGATTGGTCGTCCATCGATGTCCAGGGCGTCGCCGGCAATGTGAAGGCCTATGGCAACGTCGCCTTTGGCGGCGCCATTCAGGGAACGGGCGGGTCCACCTCGATGGTCACCTCCTGGGAACGCTATCGAAAAGCAGGCGCGGCGGCGCGCGCCATGCTGGTGGCCGCTGCGGCATCCGAATGGGGTGTGCAGCCGGCGGAGATCACCGTCGAAAACGGCGTGCTGGCACATCCGTCCGGCAAGACCGCCGGCTTCGGTGCGTTTGCCGCCAAGGCCGCGGCCATGCCCGTGCCGGCTGATGTGAAACTCAAGCAGCCGGCCGACTGGAAGCTGATCGGCAATGCCAAGCTGAAGCGGTTCGACAGTGCCCGCAAGACCAACGGAACCGAGCAGTACACGATCGACGTCAAGCTTCCCGGCATGCTGACGGCGGTGATGATCCATCCGCCCATGTTCGGTGCCAAGGTCAAGTCCTTCGATGCCGCCGCGGCGCGTGCCGTCAAGAGGGTCGTCGATGTGGTCGAGACGCCGCGCGGTATCGCCGTCGTCGCTGAGCATATGTGGGCGGCGATCAAGGGCCGCGAAGCCGTCAAGGTCGTATGGGACGAGACGGCGGCGGAAAAACGCGGCACGCCCGAACTCATGGCAATGTACAGGGATCTCGCGGGCAAGGCTCCCAAAGCGGTCGCCCGCAAGGACGGCGACCCCGACGCGGGCTTTGCGGCGGCGGCCAAGGTCATCGAGGCGACCTTCGAGTTCCCCTATCTGGCGCATTCGGCGATGGAACCGCTCAATGCAGTCGCCCGCAGGAATGACGACGGCACGCTGGAAATCTGGGGCGGGCATCAGTTCCCCGACGTCTATCAGATGCTGGCCGGCCAGATCGTCGGCATCACGCCAGACAAGGTGCAACTGCATGTCATGAAGACGGGCGGCAGCTTCGGCCGACGCGCCGTGTTCGATGGCGATGTGGTCGTCGAGTCCGTCTATGTCGCCAAGGCTATCGGGTTCCGGGCGCCGGTGAAGGTGCAATGGACCCGCGAGGACGACATGCGCGCCGGCCGATATCGCCCATCCTATGTCCATACGCTCAAGGCCGGGATCGATGGTGACGGAAAGCTCGTGGCCTGGAGCAACCACATTGTCGGTCAGTCCATCATGGCAAAGACAATGTTCGAAGGCGCGATCCAGAACGGCGTCGACCCGACTTCGGTCGAAGGGGCGAACAACCTGCCGTATGCCATTCCCAACCAGGCGGTCGGACTGACGACAACCGACGTCGGTGTACCTGTCCTGTGGTGGCGTTCCGTGGGTTCGACGCATACGGCTTTTGCCGCCGAAACCTTCATCGACGAGGTCGCCGAAGCGGCAGGGCGTGATCCGATCGAATACCGCTTGTCGATGCTCGATCCGCAATCGCGCCACGCGGTCGTACTCAAGCTCGCAGCAGAAAAGGCCGAATGGACCAAACCGCTGCCGAAAGGCCGTTTCCGCGGCGTTTCGGTTGCGGAAAGCTTTGGGTCGGTGGTTGCGCAGATTGCGGAAGTTTCGACCGACGACAGTGGCGGCATCAAAGTCGAACGCGTTGTCGCCGCCGTAGATTGCGGCTTGGCCGTCAATCCGGACCAGGTCCGCGCCCAGGTCGAAGGCGGTATCGGTTTTGGTCTCGGCGCCATTCTGGGCGAGGAAATCACCTTGACCTCAGGCAAGGTCGATCAGGGCAACTTCGATACGTACACGCCGCTCCGGATCGATGCGATGCCGGTGGTGGAGGTTCACATCCTTGCCTCTGCCAATCCGCCCTCGGGTATCGGTGAACCGGGCGTTCCGCCGATCGGCCCCGCGGTTGCCAACGCAATCTACAAGGCGCTGGGCAAGCGGATTCGCGCCATGCCCTTTGCCAAGACACTTAACGCATGA
- a CDS encoding (2Fe-2S)-binding protein, with translation MVTLTINGNEHQVEAEADMPLLWAIRDLVGLTGTKFGCGMAQCGACTVLLDGAAVRSCQTFVGDIGDAKVTTIEGLSGKVAQTVQTVWADLDVPQCGYCQSGQIISATDLLTNNPKPTDDDIDAAMTGNLCRCATYHRIRAGIHEAAKRLEV, from the coding sequence ATGGTGACTTTGACGATCAACGGCAACGAACATCAGGTCGAGGCCGAGGCGGATATGCCGCTTCTCTGGGCAATCCGCGATCTCGTCGGGCTGACAGGGACGAAATTCGGTTGCGGCATGGCGCAATGCGGCGCCTGCACCGTCCTGCTGGACGGCGCGGCAGTGCGTTCCTGTCAAACATTCGTCGGCGACATTGGCGACGCGAAAGTGACGACCATCGAGGGGCTTTCGGGCAAGGTGGCACAAACCGTGCAGACGGTCTGGGCCGATCTCGATGTGCCGCAATGCGGCTACTGTCAGTCCGGGCAGATCATATCGGCGACCGATCTGCTGACGAACAATCCAAAGCCCACCGACGACGATATCGACGCCGCGATGACGGGAAATCTCTGTCGTTGCGCCACCTATCACCGAATCCGTGCCGGGATTCATGAAGCTGCCAAGCGTTTGGAGGTCTGA